The following coding sequences are from one Desulfosporosinus orientis DSM 765 window:
- a CDS encoding efflux RND transporter periplasmic adaptor subunit, with product MKIGKKGTIQILLAVLMAIGLLTGCSGKKPAETVAEKYIPVEVETVGNKTLINTAIVSGKISSETEVAVIPKVPGKVESVNVKVGDIVHKGEVLFTLDKTDLNTAYQLAEASYQNSKEQWEAAKTSLERTKAIAAEKIADAQKTYNNTKALYDAGAASKTQLDQAELGLKELKSTYEGQIDQLSIQASDSSLNLVEVQLTQARDALDNATVTAPVDGMVSQVNVQVGNMATSTQAGVSLTDISSVYTTVSVAENLVNRLQQADVVKVSVPSVSENSFEGKIENISPSADSQSHLYPVKVVLENADGLIKPGMFTKVELTTDKKADVMAVKSEAVVLKNDKTIVYVVQDDKAVAKEVATGLDTGVDIEILKGLAKGDKVIVKGQTLVDEGHKVKIVGGEES from the coding sequence ATGAAAATTGGTAAAAAGGGAACAATCCAAATCTTACTCGCAGTGTTGATGGCGATCGGACTGCTGACCGGGTGCAGCGGGAAGAAGCCTGCTGAGACTGTTGCAGAAAAGTATATTCCTGTAGAAGTAGAAACAGTTGGGAACAAGACCCTTATCAATACAGCGATAGTAAGCGGAAAAATTTCGTCAGAGACAGAGGTGGCTGTCATCCCAAAGGTTCCGGGCAAAGTTGAGTCCGTGAATGTAAAAGTAGGGGATATAGTACATAAGGGAGAGGTACTTTTTACTCTCGACAAAACAGATCTTAATACAGCCTACCAGTTAGCTGAAGCAAGTTATCAGAACAGCAAGGAACAATGGGAAGCTGCCAAAACTTCTTTGGAAAGAACGAAGGCTATTGCCGCTGAAAAGATTGCAGATGCACAGAAAACGTATAACAATACCAAGGCTTTATATGATGCCGGTGCTGCCTCAAAGACTCAATTGGATCAGGCAGAATTAGGACTGAAAGAACTGAAATCCACTTATGAGGGTCAGATTGATCAATTAAGCATTCAGGCTTCAGACAGCAGCCTTAATCTCGTTGAAGTTCAATTGACCCAGGCTCGCGATGCTTTAGATAATGCCACGGTAACTGCTCCTGTGGACGGTATGGTTTCCCAGGTTAATGTACAAGTCGGCAACATGGCCACCAGCACGCAAGCAGGGGTTAGCCTCACGGACATAAGCAGTGTTTATACTACTGTCAGCGTTGCTGAAAACCTGGTCAATCGTTTGCAGCAAGCTGATGTCGTAAAAGTTTCGGTTCCGTCAGTGAGTGAGAACAGTTTTGAGGGAAAAATCGAGAATATCAGTCCATCAGCGGATAGCCAGTCCCATCTTTATCCGGTTAAAGTTGTCTTGGAAAATGCTGATGGTTTGATAAAACCGGGCATGTTTACCAAAGTTGAACTTACTACGGATAAAAAGGCGGATGTAATGGCGGTTAAAAGTGAGGCCGTAGTTCTCAAGAACGACAAAACCATCGTTTATGTTGTCCAGGACGATAAAGCGGTAGCGAAAGAGGTTGCTACAGGCCTGGATACGGGGGTGGATATTGAAATTCTCAAAGGTTTGGCCAAGGGTGACAAAGTGATCGTTAAAGGACAAACTTTAGTCGATGAGGGTCACAAGGTGAAGATTGTGGGAGGGGAAGAATCTTGA